One genomic region from Gemmobacter aquarius encodes:
- a CDS encoding NADH:ubiquinone oxidoreductase, with protein MKRAENLNAPSLNGWLLAAGFGIAAFLVAKVVGGFDYTPSAFFGIVVMFGAGMFTGMSWGGSVDAPAADAGHGAVSAVAAPAPVAAAAVVAPAAAPAAAVSKADASAPVAAVAPVAAVAGEGTKPAALAAARGGVADDLKKIEGIGPALEKLCNEMGIFHFDQIASWGANEIAWMDGNLKGFKGRVTRDKWVAQAKLIGSVGMEEFQRRAKTNDY; from the coding sequence ATGAAACGAGCTGAAAATCTGAACGCACCTTCGCTGAACGGCTGGCTTCTGGCCGCCGGTTTCGGCATCGCCGCGTTCCTTGTGGCGAAAGTGGTCGGAGGGTTCGATTACACGCCTTCGGCATTCTTCGGCATTGTGGTGATGTTCGGCGCGGGCATGTTTACGGGCATGTCCTGGGGCGGTTCGGTCGATGCGCCCGCTGCGGATGCGGGCCATGGCGCGGTTTCGGCGGTTGCGGCTCCGGCTCCGGTTGCGGCTGCGGCGGTGGTTGCTCCGGCTGCTGCTCCGGCGGCGGCAGTTTCCAAGGCCGATGCTTCGGCCCCTGTGGCTGCGGTTGCGCCGGTCGCCGCGGTGGCGGGCGAGGGGACGAAACCTGCGGCGCTTGCTGCGGCGCGGGGCGGGGTTGCGGACGATCTGAAAAAGATCGAAGGCATCGGGCCTGCGCTCGAGAAGCTGTGCAACGAGATGGGCATCTTCCATTTCGACCAGATCGCAAGCTGGGGCGCGAATGAAATCGCGTGGATGGATGGCAACCTGAAAGGGTTCAAGGGCCGCGTGACCCGTGACAAGTGGGTGGCGCAGGCGAAACTGATCGGCTCGGTCGGCATGGAGGAATTCCAGCGCCGCGCCAAGACGAACGACTACTGA
- the nuoF gene encoding NADH-quinone oxidoreductase subunit NuoF: MLKDQDRIFTNLYGMHDRSLAGAKKRGHWNGTAEIIQRGRDTIIEQVKASGLRGRGGAGFPTGLKWSFMPKQSDGRPSYLVINADESEPGTCKDREIMRHDPHTLIEGALIASFAMNANACYIYIRGEYIREREALQAAIDECYDAGLLGKNAAKSGWDFDLYLHHGAGAYICGEETALLESLEGKKGMPRMKPPFPAGSGLYGCPTTVNNVESIAVVPTILRRGSDWFASFGRPNNAGTKLFGISGHVVHPCVVEEAMSISLKELLDRHCGGVRGGWKNLKAVIPGGSSVPMLNASQCEDAIMDFDWLREQRSGLGTAAVIVMDQSTDVIKAIWRLSKFYKHESCGQCTPCREGTGWMMRVMDRLVRGEAEVEEIDMLLSVTKQVEGHTICALGDAAAWPIQGLIRQFRDEIEDRIKAKKTGRISAVAAE, encoded by the coding sequence ATGCTCAAGGATCAGGACCGTATCTTCACCAACCTGTACGGGATGCACGACCGCTCTCTTGCGGGCGCGAAGAAGCGCGGGCATTGGAACGGCACGGCCGAAATCATCCAGCGCGGGCGCGATACGATCATCGAGCAGGTCAAGGCGAGTGGCTTGCGCGGGCGCGGCGGGGCGGGCTTTCCGACCGGTCTGAAGTGGTCGTTCATGCCCAAGCAGTCGGATGGCCGTCCGTCTTATCTGGTGATCAACGCCGACGAGTCCGAACCGGGCACGTGCAAGGACCGCGAGATCATGCGGCACGATCCGCATACGCTGATCGAGGGGGCGCTGATTGCGTCTTTCGCGATGAATGCGAATGCCTGCTACATATACATCCGCGGCGAATATATCCGCGAGCGCGAGGCTTTGCAGGCCGCGATCGACGAATGTTATGATGCTGGCCTGTTGGGCAAGAACGCTGCCAAGTCGGGTTGGGATTTCGATCTGTACCTGCATCACGGCGCGGGGGCCTACATCTGCGGCGAGGAAACGGCGCTTCTGGAAAGCCTTGAGGGCAAGAAGGGGATGCCGCGGATGAAGCCGCCGTTCCCGGCGGGGTCGGGGCTTTATGGCTGCCCGACGACGGTGAACAATGTGGAATCGATTGCGGTTGTGCCGACGATTTTGCGGCGCGGGTCGGATTGGTTCGCGTCGTTCGGGCGTCCGAACAATGCGGGCACCAAGCTGTTCGGGATTTCGGGGCATGTGGTGCATCCTTGTGTCGTCGAAGAGGCGATGTCGATTTCGCTGAAGGAATTGCTCGACCGGCATTGCGGTGGTGTGCGCGGCGGCTGGAAGAACCTGAAGGCGGTCATTCCGGGCGGGTCTTCGGTGCCGATGCTGAACGCAAGCCAGTGCGAGGATGCGATCATGGATTTCGACTGGCTGCGCGAGCAGCGGTCGGGTCTGGGCACGGCGGCGGTGATCGTGATGGATCAGTCTACGGACGTGATCAAGGCGATCTGGCGCTTGTCGAAGTTCTACAAGCACGAAAGCTGTGGCCAGTGCACGCCTTGCCGCGAAGGTACGGGCTGGATGATGCGGGTGATGGACCGTCTGGTTCGGGGCGAGGCGGAGGTCGAGGAGATCGACATGCTGCTGAGTGTGACCAAGCAGGTGGAAGGCCACACGATCTGCGCGCTTGGCGATGCGGCGGCCTGGCCGATCCAGGGCTTGATCCGGCAGTTCCGCGACGAGATCGAGGACCGGATCAAGGCCAAGAAGACCGGCCGCATTTCGGCGGTGGCTGCGGAATGA
- a CDS encoding DUF5337 domain-containing protein — protein sequence MASPQDMTLARQARMIALVLVGTVVLWMGAQFLGGKMGWDVRYVFLFDLAAMAAFFWTLVVTYRLWRKRRNN from the coding sequence ATGGCGTCCCCGCAGGATATGACACTGGCACGGCAGGCGCGGATGATCGCGCTTGTTCTGGTCGGGACCGTGGTTCTGTGGATGGGGGCGCAATTCCTTGGCGGGAAGATGGGATGGGACGTGCGTTACGTCTTTCTCTTCGACCTTGCTGCGATGGCCGCGTTCTTCTGGACGCTGGTTGTGACGTACAGGCTCTGGCGCAAGCGCCGGAACAATTGA
- a CDS encoding DUF5333 domain-containing protein: MTTRVFLGLVAGMVGLCLTAPVMAQDKVPLAENAHIRDSLVAGRVADVLRTECGSLHARMLLALSKLDDLKDYAIAEGYTEAEVKAFLKDKAQKDAMKAVAADYLAKAGAVAGDEESYCRVGKDEIAKGTLAGSLLWSW; encoded by the coding sequence ATGACGACGCGGGTCTTCCTTGGGCTGGTGGCGGGGATGGTCGGGCTGTGCCTGACCGCGCCCGTCATGGCGCAGGACAAGGTGCCTTTGGCCGAGAACGCGCATATCCGCGACAGTCTGGTTGCGGGGCGGGTGGCCGATGTGTTGCGGACCGAATGCGGGTCGCTTCATGCGCGGATGCTGCTGGCGCTGAGCAAGCTGGACGATCTGAAGGATTATGCCATCGCCGAGGGATACACCGAGGCCGAGGTGAAGGCTTTCCTGAAGGACAAGGCGCAGAAAGACGCGATGAAGGCGGTTGCCGCCGATTATCTGGCCAAGGCCGGAGCGGTTGCCGGCGACGAGGAAAGCTATTGCCGCGTCGGCAAGGACGAGATCGCCAAGGGCACCTTGGCGGGCAGTTTGTTGTGGTCATGGTAG
- the nuoG gene encoding NADH-quinone oxidoreductase subunit NuoG: MSNLKKINIDGIEVEVDGAMTIIQAAEVAGVEIPRFCYHERLTIAGNCRMCLVEVVGGPPKPAASCAMQVKDLRPGPNGEAPVVKTKSPMVKKAREGVMEFLLINHPLDCPICDQGGECDLQDQAMAYGVDFSRYREPKRASDDLNLGPLVATKMTRCISCTRCVRFTSEVAGINQMGQTGRGEDSEITSYLGMTLDSNLQGNIIDLCPVGALTSKPYAFTARPWELTKTESIDVMDALGSNIRIDAKGREVMRILPRNHDGVNEEWISDKTRFVWDGLRRQRLDTPYIRENGKLRRAGWGEALAAAAAAMKGKRVAGIIGDLVPVEAAYSLKTLIEGLGGKVEARVDGAKLPAGNRSAYVGNALIEDIDGAKGIWIVGSNPRLEAPVLNARIRKAWQLGAQVSVIGVGADLTYDYKHLGTDRAALVKAVDGAEAYGKPTVVIVGQGALNEADGEAVLGQAMALAEKLGAKLLVLHTAAARVGALDVGAVTEGGLSAALDGAEVVYNLGADEVEIAAGAFVIYQGSHGDRGAHRADIVLPGAAYTEENGLFVNTEGRPQLAMRAGFAPGEAKENWAILRALSAELGVTLPWDSLAVLRSRLVAAHPHLGRIDEVADNAWTALPVKAPGKADFRNAVKDFYLTNPIARASALMGELSALAVARARVAVAAE, from the coding sequence ATGTCTAACCTGAAAAAGATCAATATCGACGGTATCGAGGTCGAGGTTGATGGCGCGATGACGATCATACAGGCGGCCGAGGTCGCCGGGGTCGAGATTCCGCGCTTTTGCTACCACGAACGGCTGACGATTGCCGGGAACTGCCGGATGTGTCTGGTCGAGGTCGTTGGTGGCCCGCCGAAGCCTGCGGCGTCTTGCGCGATGCAGGTCAAGGATTTGCGGCCCGGCCCGAATGGCGAGGCGCCGGTGGTCAAGACCAAGTCGCCGATGGTCAAGAAGGCCCGCGAGGGGGTCATGGAATTCCTGCTGATCAACCACCCGCTGGATTGCCCGATCTGCGATCAGGGTGGCGAGTGTGACTTGCAGGATCAGGCCATGGCGTATGGCGTAGATTTCAGCCGCTACCGTGAACCGAAGCGGGCGTCGGATGACCTGAACCTTGGCCCCTTGGTTGCGACCAAGATGACGCGCTGCATTTCCTGCACGCGCTGTGTGCGCTTTACGTCGGAAGTGGCTGGCATCAACCAGATGGGCCAGACCGGGCGGGGCGAGGATAGCGAGATCACGTCCTATCTGGGCATGACGCTGGATAGCAATTTGCAGGGCAATATCATCGACTTGTGCCCCGTGGGGGCGCTGACGAGCAAGCCCTATGCCTTTACCGCGCGGCCTTGGGAATTGACCAAGACCGAGAGCATCGACGTGATGGATGCGCTGGGATCGAACATCCGGATCGACGCCAAGGGGCGCGAGGTGATGCGGATCCTGCCGCGGAACCATGACGGCGTGAACGAGGAATGGATTTCCGACAAGACGCGTTTCGTCTGGGACGGGTTGCGCCGTCAGCGGCTGGACACGCCTTATATCCGTGAAAATGGCAAGCTGCGCCGTGCCGGATGGGGCGAGGCGCTGGCTGCGGCTGCGGCTGCGATGAAGGGCAAGCGGGTTGCGGGCATCATCGGCGATCTGGTGCCGGTCGAGGCGGCTTACAGCTTGAAGACGCTGATCGAAGGGCTGGGCGGCAAGGTCGAGGCGCGGGTTGACGGGGCAAAGCTGCCTGCGGGGAACCGGTCGGCCTATGTCGGCAACGCGCTGATCGAGGATATCGACGGGGCCAAGGGCATCTGGATCGTGGGATCGAACCCGCGTCTGGAAGCGCCTGTGCTGAATGCGCGTATCCGCAAGGCGTGGCAGTTGGGAGCGCAGGTTTCGGTGATCGGGGTCGGGGCAGACCTGACCTATGATTACAAGCATCTGGGCACGGATCGTGCGGCGCTGGTCAAGGCGGTCGATGGTGCGGAAGCTTACGGTAAGCCTACCGTGGTGATCGTGGGGCAAGGTGCGCTGAACGAGGCGGATGGCGAGGCGGTTCTGGGTCAGGCCATGGCGCTGGCCGAAAAGCTGGGTGCCAAGTTGCTGGTTCTGCACACCGCTGCGGCCCGTGTGGGTGCGCTGGATGTGGGCGCTGTTACCGAAGGCGGGCTTTCGGCTGCGCTGGACGGGGCCGAGGTGGTCTATAACCTTGGCGCGGACGAGGTGGAAATCGCCGCCGGTGCTTTCGTGATCTATCAGGGCAGCCATGGCGACCGTGGCGCGCATCGGGCGGATATCGTTCTGCCGGGGGCGGCTTATACGGAAGAGAACGGGCTGTTCGTGAACACCGAAGGTCGGCCGCAACTGGCGATGCGGGCAGGGTTTGCGCCCGGCGAGGCCAAGGAGAACTGGGCGATCCTGCGGGCTTTGTCGGCGGAACTGGGCGTGACGCTGCCGTGGGATTCGCTGGCGGTGTTGCGGTCGCGACTGGTCGCGGCGCATCCGCATCTGGGGCGTATCGACGAGGTGGCCGACAATGCTTGGACTGCCCTGCCGGTGAAGGCGCCGGGCAAGGCGGATTTCCGCAATGCGGTGAAGGATTTCTACCTGACCAACCCGATTGCGCGGGCATCCGCGCTGATGGGCGAATTGTCGGCTTTGGCTGTTGCCCGTGCGCGGGTTGCGGTCGCGGCGGAATAA